A genomic region of Salinibacter pepae contains the following coding sequences:
- a CDS encoding FtsB family cell division protein, which yields MPDSTLSGRHVRWGLGLLLGGVLVWVAFFDSHSLWQRYRWHQELEATARENADLRAEIERLRSQLDRPLSDSLVERIAREEYGMKRPGETIYRVEPAE from the coding sequence ATGCCCGACTCCACGCTCTCCGGTCGCCATGTGCGGTGGGGGCTCGGCCTTCTGCTGGGCGGTGTGCTGGTCTGGGTTGCGTTCTTCGACAGCCACAGCCTCTGGCAGCGATACCGCTGGCACCAGGAACTGGAGGCGACCGCTCGGGAGAACGCCGACCTCCGCGCAGAAATTGAGCGCCTTCGTTCTCAGCTCGACCGCCCCCTGTCGGATAGCCTCGTCGAACGGATCGCCCGTGAGGAGTACGGCATGAAACGACCCGGCGAAACCATCTACCGCGTCGAGCCCGCCGAATGA
- a CDS encoding tetratricopeptide repeat protein, producing the protein MPQSAPLLRFQSLVVGALCAGLAFLVAVPPASAQDSEPSKREKLMHYSLYYENYKNDNFESARSDLLWILENAPGTPDGDDDNYRRVISLYEGLAEQATKEDVRKAYLDTAATYLASASENIEKYDLEYTPYKWERRKGRFLEKHQGSLPDGMEGLETPTAHYRRAFEMAPKELDPYYIQQVLQSHLENNNLQKALDFANTVESKRGDDEEVAGMISSVREDIFGKNPQAQIAYLEEQVEQSPDSTQLLTELFDAYNQQGNIKKASELSKRLIKMEPSAETVREIAQMRLEDGRPEAALRAYKRAEKQGAELKAEDHFNRGTAYQKMKQLAQARRAFQKAIDMKDSFGRAYIAIGDLYARAVNQCSGGEMARNDKAVYWAAVDKYRQAKEVDSSISSVADSKIRTYRKVFPTKEDIFYREDWERGASFTIDYGCYSWIGESTSVRSAPSSG; encoded by the coding sequence ATGCCTCAATCTGCCCCCCTCCTCCGGTTTCAGTCTCTCGTGGTCGGTGCCCTCTGCGCAGGGCTTGCCTTCCTCGTGGCGGTTCCGCCGGCCTCCGCGCAGGACAGCGAGCCGAGCAAACGGGAGAAGCTGATGCACTACAGCCTCTACTACGAGAATTACAAGAACGATAACTTCGAAAGTGCGCGGAGCGATCTGCTCTGGATACTCGAAAATGCCCCCGGCACCCCCGACGGGGACGACGACAACTACCGCCGCGTGATCAGTCTCTACGAGGGGCTCGCCGAGCAGGCCACGAAGGAGGACGTCCGGAAGGCGTACCTGGACACCGCGGCGACTTACCTGGCGTCCGCCTCGGAGAACATCGAGAAGTACGACCTCGAGTACACGCCGTACAAGTGGGAGCGGCGCAAGGGCCGGTTCCTCGAAAAGCATCAGGGCTCGCTCCCGGACGGTATGGAGGGGCTTGAGACCCCGACGGCCCACTACCGACGGGCCTTTGAGATGGCCCCGAAGGAGCTGGATCCCTACTACATTCAGCAGGTGCTGCAGTCGCATCTCGAGAACAACAATCTGCAAAAGGCCCTCGACTTCGCCAACACGGTCGAGTCGAAGCGGGGCGACGACGAGGAGGTGGCCGGAATGATCAGCTCGGTCCGTGAGGACATCTTCGGCAAAAACCCGCAGGCCCAGATCGCGTACCTGGAGGAGCAGGTGGAGCAGAGCCCGGACAGCACCCAGTTGCTCACGGAGCTCTTCGACGCGTACAACCAGCAGGGCAACATCAAGAAGGCCTCGGAGCTTTCGAAGCGCCTCATCAAGATGGAACCGTCGGCCGAGACGGTCCGGGAGATTGCACAGATGCGTCTTGAGGACGGCCGCCCGGAGGCTGCACTTCGGGCGTACAAGCGGGCCGAGAAGCAGGGGGCCGAGCTCAAGGCCGAGGATCACTTCAACCGGGGCACGGCCTACCAGAAGATGAAGCAGCTCGCCCAGGCCCGCCGGGCCTTCCAGAAGGCCATCGACATGAAGGACAGCTTTGGACGGGCGTACATTGCCATCGGGGACCTGTACGCACGTGCCGTGAACCAGTGCAGCGGGGGCGAAATGGCCCGGAACGACAAGGCCGTGTACTGGGCCGCCGTGGACAAGTATCGGCAGGCCAAGGAAGTCGACTCCTCAATCTCCTCGGTCGCGGACAGCAAGATTCGGACGTACCGAAAGGTGTTTCCGACCAAGGAAGACATCTTCTACCGGGAGGACTGGGAGCGCGGCGCGTCGTTTACCATCGACTACGGCTGCTACTCCTGGATCGGCGAGTCGACCTCCGTCCGGTCGGCCCCGTCCTCCGGATGA
- a CDS encoding GNAT family N-acetyltransferase, whose product MNERPLDGKFRLSGVERRDKAAVVEHLQEKEIWENTLDIPWPYTEDDATAWIEGRIQHRAEQPRETTFALRRADGRLVGVVGADDLDVGASHRARVGYWLAKPYWGRGLITKAVTRYAEYAVTELDVVRLTAEVFAWNEASARVLHKAGFSQEGRLRKHREKDGALVDVRYFGLLRADLDGARG is encoded by the coding sequence ATGAACGAACGGCCCCTCGACGGCAAATTCCGTCTCTCCGGCGTGGAGCGGCGGGACAAAGCGGCGGTGGTCGAACACCTGCAGGAGAAAGAGATCTGGGAGAACACCCTCGACATCCCGTGGCCCTACACCGAGGACGACGCCACCGCCTGGATTGAGGGCCGGATCCAGCACCGGGCCGAGCAGCCCAGAGAGACGACCTTCGCCCTCCGTCGGGCCGATGGGCGACTCGTCGGCGTGGTGGGGGCCGACGACCTCGACGTCGGCGCCTCCCACCGTGCCCGGGTCGGCTACTGGCTCGCAAAGCCCTACTGGGGGCGGGGCTTGATAACCAAGGCGGTCACCCGGTACGCCGAGTACGCCGTCACGGAGTTGGACGTGGTGCGGCTCACGGCAGAGGTCTTCGCCTGGAATGAGGCGTCGGCCCGGGTTCTGCACAAGGCCGGATTCAGCCAGGAGGGCCGCCTGCGCAAGCACCGCGAAAAAGACGGGGCCCTGGTAGACGTCCGCTACTTTGGCCTGCTGCGTGCGGACCTCGACGGGGCCCGTGGCTGA
- a CDS encoding DUF4097 family beta strand repeat-containing protein, producing the protein MPRSVPSLCAPLAAAVLSLGVAPSAAAQDPARTVGDTVPLAADGAVAVDTHEGTITVTTWERDRLAYRIAPVSAEDSMVASNAIVRRTDQGFSIDQDGASWSLHIPGLLRISPSAGGNLAAHYHVTMPETATLEIEDYASTIDVSGVEGDVEIDTHAGTVAVDSVDGMLDLGAHSGRITATGIRGGVALDVFSGDASVAFETLSAPSTAEIHSGTLRFFLPAEAGFTLQTDLDSTGLVVDEAFGPPSSNDKGRAFNGGGPTLALDAPPGAVTVHPLEAREAVDQP; encoded by the coding sequence ATGCCTCGATCCGTCCCCTCGCTCTGTGCCCCGCTCGCCGCCGCTGTCCTCAGCCTGGGCGTCGCCCCCTCCGCCGCCGCACAAGATCCGGCCCGCACCGTGGGGGATACGGTGCCCCTTGCCGCCGACGGGGCGGTCGCCGTCGACACCCATGAGGGCACCATCACCGTCACCACCTGGGAGCGGGACCGGCTTGCCTACAGGATCGCCCCGGTGAGCGCCGAAGACTCCATGGTGGCGTCGAACGCCATCGTCCGCCGGACCGATCAGGGCTTCTCGATCGACCAGGACGGAGCCTCCTGGTCACTTCACATTCCGGGCCTCCTCCGCATTTCTCCGAGTGCGGGCGGCAACCTGGCCGCCCACTACCACGTCACGATGCCGGAGACGGCAACGCTCGAGATCGAGGACTACGCCTCCACCATCGATGTCTCTGGTGTAGAGGGCGACGTGGAGATCGACACCCACGCGGGCACCGTGGCAGTCGACTCGGTCGACGGGATGCTCGACCTGGGCGCCCACTCCGGACGGATCACGGCAACCGGCATCCGGGGAGGGGTCGCGCTCGATGTCTTTTCCGGAGACGCGTCCGTCGCCTTCGAGACCCTTTCCGCGCCGAGCACAGCGGAGATCCATTCGGGCACGTTGCGCTTCTTTCTGCCCGCGGAGGCCGGATTTACGCTCCAGACGGACCTGGATAGTACCGGCCTCGTCGTCGATGAGGCCTTCGGCCCCCCTTCAAGCAACGACAAGGGCCGTGCCTTCAACGGCGGCGGGCCCACGCTTGCCCTCGATGCCCCGCCCGGTGCAGTCACGGTACACCCCCTGGAGGCCCGCGAGGCCGTCGACCAGCCCTAG
- the lipA gene encoding lipoyl synthase — translation MSTTETRDPDTSENEPTMPGDTDLGAVEPDPIGPSGDGDPGFVELPVVENTNKNKRGERPEWLRVSLPQGESYTEVRQTVEDHDLHTVCESANCPNMGECWSRGTATFMILGDVCTRSCGFCAVKTGQPQDGLDWDEPRRVADAVDKMDLDHAVITSVNRDEREDGGAPIFAEVIERIHDLGATCEVLTPDFRGMRDPCETVFAAEPDIFNHNVETVPSLYRRVRPQADYERSLKVLRWAKEEGLRTKSGIMVGLGESQEEVLEIMEDFVEIGLDVMTIGQYMQPTDHHLPVEKWVEPEVFDWYKEVGEEKGIDHVESSPLTRSSYHAEEHV, via the coding sequence ATGTCCACCACCGAGACCCGCGACCCGGACACCTCCGAGAACGAGCCCACGATGCCCGGCGACACGGACCTGGGCGCCGTAGAGCCCGACCCCATTGGCCCCTCGGGCGACGGCGATCCTGGATTCGTCGAACTGCCCGTCGTCGAGAACACCAACAAGAACAAACGCGGCGAGCGCCCGGAGTGGCTCCGCGTCTCCCTTCCCCAAGGCGAATCGTACACCGAGGTCCGCCAGACCGTGGAGGACCACGACCTCCATACGGTCTGTGAGAGCGCCAACTGTCCGAACATGGGGGAGTGCTGGAGCCGGGGCACGGCGACGTTTATGATTCTGGGCGACGTGTGCACCCGCTCCTGCGGCTTCTGCGCCGTCAAGACGGGGCAGCCCCAGGACGGCCTCGACTGGGATGAGCCGCGCCGCGTGGCCGACGCCGTCGACAAGATGGACCTCGACCACGCCGTCATTACCAGCGTGAACCGCGACGAGCGGGAGGACGGGGGCGCGCCCATCTTTGCGGAGGTCATCGAGCGCATCCACGACCTGGGCGCGACCTGCGAGGTGCTCACGCCCGACTTTCGGGGCATGCGGGACCCCTGCGAGACGGTCTTTGCGGCGGAGCCGGACATCTTTAACCACAACGTGGAAACGGTGCCCAGCCTCTACCGCCGCGTCCGGCCCCAGGCCGATTACGAGCGCTCCCTCAAGGTCCTCCGGTGGGCGAAGGAGGAGGGCCTGCGCACGAAGAGCGGCATCATGGTGGGCCTCGGCGAGTCGCAAGAAGAGGTTCTGGAGATCATGGAGGACTTCGTCGAGATTGGGCTCGACGTGATGACGATCGGCCAGTACATGCAGCCGACCGACCACCACCTCCCCGTCGAGAAGTGGGTCGAACCCGAGGTGTTCGACTGGTACAAGGAGGTCGGCGAGGAAAAGGGCATCGATCATGTCGAGAGCAGTCCGCTCACGCGCTCGTCCTACCACGCCGAGGAGCACGTGTAA
- a CDS encoding outer membrane protein transport protein, translating to MRVFTRLHLLFGIVCLALGLLGAPAPAQAQSNGEGTIYSRFGMGSLVEFSSSQSDAMGGGGYALRSLNYNPDANPALWSDQVFTRLSGSAAYRSTSVEDGQGNSGRLSSGNVQALQFNFPLYERSLGVGISFQPYSRSNYSATRTGQEPIGPRQDAEARYETTFSGSGGLHRLRGGLGYRVNDMLSVGATADLLFGTLERRRRTTWAAPQLRNTIVSDGVQLSGLTSTLGGHLALADVFAEDDAFSIGASVTLPANLSGEQYRTLDEDLARDTLSTERGNVTLPWKGRLGLSYQPNARWTVVLDGAFEPWSTFSNDFSTGASETVPSRFPAGGPGTLADRWRLSTGAEVVPAGDDQLAGYFAQAAYRFGGYAERMYVRPDRETTLYEFALTAGISLPTSLSGTRIDLNTTAGTRGTTTNSLVRDRFFGVSLHVNFGERWFQRRKLR from the coding sequence ATGCGAGTGTTTACGCGTCTTCATCTGCTTTTCGGGATCGTCTGCCTCGCCCTCGGACTCCTGGGCGCTCCCGCCCCGGCGCAGGCCCAGTCCAACGGCGAGGGCACGATCTACTCCCGGTTCGGGATGGGGAGCCTGGTGGAGTTCTCGTCGTCCCAGAGCGACGCGATGGGCGGCGGCGGCTACGCGCTCCGCTCCCTCAACTACAACCCCGACGCCAATCCGGCCCTCTGGAGCGACCAGGTGTTCACGCGCCTGTCCGGGAGCGCCGCCTACCGCTCCACCAGCGTGGAGGACGGCCAGGGCAACTCCGGGCGCCTCAGCTCCGGCAACGTGCAGGCCCTCCAGTTCAACTTCCCGCTCTACGAACGCTCTCTCGGGGTGGGCATCTCCTTCCAGCCCTATTCCCGCTCGAACTACAGCGCCACCCGCACGGGACAGGAGCCCATTGGCCCTCGTCAGGACGCAGAGGCGAGATACGAGACCACCTTCTCCGGATCCGGCGGCCTTCATCGGTTGCGGGGCGGGCTGGGATACCGGGTCAACGACATGCTGAGCGTCGGGGCCACCGCCGACCTTCTGTTTGGCACCCTCGAGCGGCGGCGGCGCACGACGTGGGCAGCCCCTCAGCTCCGCAACACCATCGTCTCCGACGGCGTGCAGCTCTCCGGACTGACCAGCACGCTCGGCGGCCACCTCGCCCTCGCCGACGTGTTCGCCGAGGACGACGCCTTTTCCATCGGGGCCTCCGTGACCCTCCCGGCCAACCTGTCGGGCGAGCAGTACCGCACCCTCGACGAGGACCTCGCCCGGGACACCCTGTCCACCGAGCGGGGGAACGTCACGCTGCCGTGGAAGGGCCGCCTGGGGCTGTCCTATCAGCCCAATGCCCGCTGGACAGTTGTCCTCGATGGGGCCTTCGAGCCCTGGAGCACCTTCTCCAACGACTTCTCCACCGGGGCCTCCGAAACCGTCCCGTCCCGCTTTCCGGCCGGCGGCCCGGGCACCCTCGCGGATCGATGGCGCCTCTCCACCGGGGCCGAGGTGGTGCCCGCCGGCGACGATCAGCTGGCCGGGTACTTTGCCCAGGCGGCCTACCGCTTCGGGGGATACGCGGAGCGGATGTACGTGCGCCCGGATCGGGAGACGACCCTCTACGAATTTGCCCTCACTGCGGGCATCAGCCTCCCCACCTCTCTCTCTGGCACGCGAATTGACCTGAATACAACTGCCGGAACGCGAGGGACGACCACCAACTCCCTCGTCCGCGACCGGTTCTTCGGGGTCTCTCTTCACGTGAACTTCGGCGAACGGTGGTTCCAGCGGCGCAAGCTCCGGTAG
- a CDS encoding ROK family protein — protein MSSYAVGVDIGGTNLKAALVAREDGLLEQTECPTEARQGPEHVTSQITGLVADLIDRAPPEAVTGVGIGAPGAVNWERTTVSHPPNIDDWESVNLRASLQSRLGRSLPIIVENDANVAALGSAFHGAGRPVDSFIMVTLGTGVGGGIIYQNKIFRGSTGGAGEIGHMTVDYEGPFANTGVGGAIEGYLGQRFLTRHARDRIVNYPDSIVRDLVEGDLDQMSPRTLYDAATQGDAFAQAMLAWAGHKLGCVLGSAVNLLDIRTIVVGGGVSAAGDYILDPARDVLPRFVTPGLRDDLQIHREDLGNEASLLGAARLAFEGKDAQVGTR, from the coding sequence ATGAGTTCGTACGCCGTTGGGGTTGACATTGGCGGGACAAACCTGAAGGCCGCCCTCGTGGCCCGCGAGGACGGCCTGCTCGAACAAACCGAATGTCCCACGGAGGCCCGGCAGGGGCCCGAGCACGTCACGTCCCAGATCACGGGCCTCGTCGCGGACCTGATCGATCGTGCCCCGCCGGAGGCCGTGACGGGCGTTGGGATTGGGGCCCCCGGCGCCGTGAACTGGGAGCGCACGACGGTCTCCCACCCGCCCAATATCGACGACTGGGAATCCGTCAACCTGCGCGCATCCCTTCAGTCGCGACTCGGCCGGTCCCTCCCCATCATCGTGGAGAACGACGCGAACGTGGCCGCCCTCGGATCCGCCTTCCACGGGGCCGGCCGGCCCGTCGACTCCTTTATCATGGTCACCCTCGGCACCGGCGTGGGCGGCGGCATCATATACCAGAACAAAATCTTTCGGGGGAGCACGGGCGGGGCCGGCGAGATTGGACACATGACGGTCGATTACGAAGGGCCGTTCGCCAACACGGGCGTGGGCGGGGCCATTGAGGGCTACCTCGGCCAGAGATTCCTGACCCGTCACGCCCGCGACCGGATCGTCAACTACCCCGACAGCATCGTCCGGGACCTCGTGGAGGGCGACCTGGACCAGATGTCGCCCCGCACGCTGTACGACGCGGCCACGCAGGGCGACGCGTTTGCGCAGGCCATGCTGGCCTGGGCCGGCCACAAGCTCGGGTGCGTGCTCGGGTCCGCCGTAAATCTTCTGGACATTCGAACCATTGTGGTGGGCGGGGGCGTTTCCGCGGCCGGGGACTATATCCTCGACCCTGCCCGCGACGTCCTCCCCCGCTTCGTCACGCCGGGCCTTCGGGACGACCTCCAAATTCACCGGGAAGACCTCGGGAACGAGGCCAGCCTTCTCGGGGCGGCCCGCCTCGCCTTTGAGGGCAAGGACGCCCAGGTTGGAACCCGATAG
- a CDS encoding ABC transporter ATP-binding protein, producing MPTLTAEHVGHYFGRLLLFRELSVTLHAGQTLAVTGANGAGKSTLLRILAGLLTPRTGRVVLTVSGAPVPDEELPLRAGLVAPAVGVYEELTARETLRFLARARRVADPAARIDEVLARVGLAGRADDRVGTYSSGMRQRVKYAAALLATPPLLLLDEPAANLDAAGREMVASITEAWRAQERLLVVATNRPDEADRHDRQLRIENHR from the coding sequence ATGCCGACCCTCACGGCCGAGCACGTCGGGCACTACTTTGGACGACTGCTGCTCTTTCGAGAGCTGTCGGTGACCCTGCACGCGGGGCAGACGCTGGCAGTGACGGGGGCCAACGGGGCCGGCAAGTCGACCCTTCTCCGCATCCTGGCCGGCCTGCTCACGCCCCGCACCGGTCGCGTGGTGCTTACCGTAAGCGGAGCCCCTGTGCCGGACGAGGAGCTCCCGCTTCGGGCCGGGCTCGTGGCCCCGGCCGTCGGCGTCTACGAAGAGCTCACGGCGCGCGAGACCCTTCGCTTTCTGGCCCGTGCACGGAGGGTGGCGGACCCCGCAGCCCGGATCGACGAGGTGCTCGCTCGGGTCGGGCTCGCCGGTCGGGCCGACGACCGGGTGGGGACGTACTCCTCAGGCATGCGGCAGCGGGTGAAGTATGCGGCCGCGCTGCTCGCCACCCCCCCGCTCCTGCTTCTCGACGAGCCCGCTGCGAACCTCGATGCGGCCGGGCGGGAGATGGTCGCGTCGATTACGGAAGCGTGGCGGGCACAGGAGCGCCTCCTCGTCGTGGCGACGAACCGACCCGATGAGGCAGATCGACACGATCGGCAGCTGCGCATCGAGAACCACCGGTAG
- the eno gene encoding phosphopyruvate hydratase, protein MASIQHVTARQILDSRGTPTVEVDVTTEEGVLGRAAVPSGASTGAYEAVELRDGDADRYHGQGVLRAVGHVNDAVADALHGMSVLEQVAIDDTLRALDGTEDKSTLGANAILGASLAAAKAGAATLGVPLYRHLGRATARTLPVPLMNILNGGEHADNNVDMQEFMIAPAGADSFSDALRTGAEVFHTLASVLRDRDYSTAVGDEGGFAPDLGSNEEAVELILDAIEKAGYTAGSDVFVALDPAAAEMVEDEAYVFWKSDPETERSSEDMVAYWAEWVDRYPILSIEDAMDEDDWDGWAMLTDAIGDEVQLVGDDLFVTNTKRLTRGIEEGCGNSILIKPNQIGTLTETLNAIETAHTHGFTAIISHRSGETEDTTIADLAVATGTGQIKTGSASRSDRVAKYNQLLRIEEQLGATAHYPGLDAFPLTN, encoded by the coding sequence ATGGCTTCGATTCAACATGTCACCGCCCGCCAGATTCTCGACAGCCGCGGCACCCCTACGGTCGAGGTCGACGTCACCACCGAGGAGGGGGTGCTGGGCCGGGCCGCCGTTCCGAGCGGGGCGTCGACCGGCGCGTACGAGGCCGTCGAGCTCCGCGACGGAGACGCCGATCGCTATCACGGGCAGGGCGTGCTCCGGGCGGTCGGCCACGTCAACGACGCGGTGGCCGATGCCCTGCACGGCATGAGCGTGCTCGAGCAGGTGGCGATCGACGACACGCTCCGCGCCCTCGACGGGACGGAGGACAAGTCGACCCTGGGAGCAAATGCCATCCTCGGGGCCTCCCTCGCCGCCGCGAAAGCCGGCGCCGCCACCCTGGGCGTGCCGCTGTACCGCCACCTGGGACGGGCCACCGCGCGCACCCTTCCGGTGCCGCTCATGAACATCCTCAACGGGGGCGAGCACGCCGACAACAACGTCGACATGCAGGAGTTCATGATCGCGCCGGCGGGGGCCGACTCCTTCTCCGACGCCCTCCGCACCGGCGCGGAGGTCTTCCACACCCTCGCGTCGGTGCTTCGGGACCGCGACTACAGCACCGCCGTGGGGGACGAGGGCGGCTTTGCGCCCGACCTCGGCTCGAACGAAGAGGCCGTGGAGCTCATTCTCGACGCCATCGAGAAGGCGGGGTACACCGCCGGCTCGGACGTCTTCGTGGCCCTCGACCCCGCCGCCGCCGAAATGGTCGAGGACGAGGCGTACGTCTTCTGGAAGAGCGACCCGGAGACCGAGCGGTCCTCCGAAGACATGGTCGCGTACTGGGCCGAGTGGGTCGACCGGTACCCCATCCTGTCGATCGAAGACGCCATGGACGAGGACGACTGGGACGGCTGGGCCATGCTGACCGACGCGATCGGGGACGAGGTGCAGCTCGTGGGCGACGACCTGTTCGTCACGAACACGAAGCGCCTTACGCGGGGCATCGAAGAGGGCTGCGGCAACTCCATCCTGATCAAGCCCAACCAGATTGGCACGCTGACCGAGACGCTCAACGCCATCGAGACGGCCCACACGCACGGGTTCACGGCAATTATCAGCCACCGGTCCGGCGAGACCGAGGACACGACGATTGCCGACCTGGCCGTGGCGACCGGGACGGGCCAGATCAAGACCGGCTCGGCCAGCCGAAGCGACCGGGTGGCCAAGTACAACCAGCTGCTCCGCATCGAGGAGCAGCTGGGGGCGACGGCCCACTACCCTGGCCTCGACGCCTTCCCCCTCACGAACTAA
- a CDS encoding glycogen/starch synthase: MASSYRLLYVAEALAPFTEQSPLATLTRSLPEQVQEAGDFEVRIMMPCYGDINERKHSLHEVIRLSDTDVPMGTNTESVSVKVASVPDVQLQVYFMDHEGYFGRSGRATDGDGSAFDDNADRALFFNRSVLETLRELRWGPDLIHGFGWISGLLPTLLATTYADDDLLSATKSVFTPGGQAPATTLEASFADTMDLPIDGNAGATLSEVGRTHADATILPPDGASANGTPGEDASRFQDDPQPRTEQTVALYDQMLGEVPA; this comes from the coding sequence ATGGCCTCCTCCTACCGTCTTCTGTACGTCGCCGAAGCACTCGCGCCGTTCACCGAGCAGTCCCCACTCGCCACCCTCACCCGGTCGCTCCCCGAGCAGGTACAGGAAGCCGGGGACTTCGAAGTACGAATCATGATGCCCTGCTACGGGGACATCAACGAGCGGAAGCACAGCCTCCACGAGGTCATCCGCCTCTCGGACACAGACGTCCCGATGGGGACGAACACCGAGTCGGTTTCCGTGAAGGTGGCCTCGGTGCCGGACGTGCAGTTGCAGGTCTACTTTATGGACCATGAGGGATACTTCGGCCGCTCGGGCCGCGCGACCGATGGCGACGGCAGCGCGTTCGACGACAACGCGGACCGGGCGCTGTTTTTCAACCGCTCCGTGCTGGAGACGCTTCGGGAGCTGCGCTGGGGCCCGGACCTGATCCACGGCTTCGGGTGGATCAGTGGCCTCCTTCCGACCCTTCTCGCCACCACCTACGCGGACGACGACCTGCTGAGCGCCACGAAGTCGGTCTTCACCCCCGGGGGACAGGCGCCGGCCACGACCCTTGAGGCCTCGTTTGCCGACACGATGGACCTTCCGATCGACGGCAACGCCGGGGCGACGCTCTCGGAGGTCGGCCGCACCCACGCGGACGCTACAATTCTCCCTCCGGACGGGGCCTCGGCCAATGGCACGCCGGGCGAGGACGCATCCAGATTTCAGGACGACCCCCAGCCGCGCACCGAGCAAACGGTGGCGCTGTACGATCAAATGCTCGGTGAAGTCCCTGCGTAG